GTATGGAACCAACAACGAGTTCGGTTTCGACTACCTCCGCGATAACATGCGGCTGGCCGCTAAAGGCGACCCTCGCTATCCGCCGGAGTATCAGCAGGTTCAAAGGCGGCTCCACTACGCCATTATCGACGAGGTGGATAATATCCTCATCGACGAAGCGCGAACCCCGCTCATTATCTCGGGTCCTGCCCACGATGATATTTCGCGATACAAGCGGGCGGATCAGATTGCCCGGCAGCTCATTCGAGATGTGCACTTTGTGGTCAATGAAAAGGATCATACCTGCCACCTGACGGAGGAAGGCATCCGCAAGGCGGAGGAACTGGCGGGGGTTGAAAGCTTTTACACGGCCGGCAATCTGGAATGGCCTCACCTCATCGATAACGCTCTGAAAGCCCACCATCTCTACAAGCGCGACGTCCACTACGTCGTGGAAAACAACCAGGTCATCATTGTCGATGAGTTCACCGGTCGCTTGATGTATGGGCGGCAGTGGAGCGACGGTCTGCATCAGGCGGTGGAGGCCAAGGAAGGTGTTCCCATCAAGGAAGAAACCCAAACGCTGGCCACCATCACCATCCAGAATTTCTTCCGCCTGTATGACAAAATCTGCGGAATGACGGGAACGGCCATGACGGAGGCCAACGAATTCTGGAAGATCTACAAGCTGGAAGTGGTGGCCATTCCCACGAACAAGCCGCTCCGCCGCATCAATTACCCGGACGTCATCTACCGCACCGCCCGGGAAAAATACAAAGCGATTGTCGACGAAATCGAACGCATGCACAAATGGGATACGGTTTGGTATTCCCGCTACGAATACGAAGTGGGACAGATTTTAGAGGAGGGCGAGGAGGAAATTGTCTTCCGCACCAAAGAAGGCGAGCGGAAGGTCATCCCTCGTTCCAAGATTCATAACATCGAAAAGAAGGGGCGGCCCATTTTGGTGGGGACGGTCTCGGTCGAGAAGAGCGAAATGCTCTCGGAGATGCTCACAAGGCGGGGAATTCCGCACCAGGTCCTCAACGCCAAACACCACGCGCGGGAAGCGGAAATCATTGCCCAGGCCGGACGAAAAGGAGCGGTCACGATCGCCACCAACATGGCTGGTCGTGGAACCGACATCATATTGGGTGGCAATCCCGAGGCCAAAGCCTGGTCCATTCTTCAGCACAAGTACCGCAGTCGTTTGGACGTGCCGCGCGAAGAGTGGGAAGCGCTTGTTAAGGAAATCGAAGAAAAGGAGCAAATGAAGGCCGAGGGGCGAGAGGTAGCTCGGCTGGGCGGCCTTCATGTGATCGGTACCGAGCGGCACGAGTCGCGGCGGATTGACAATCAGCTTCGCGGACGTGCGGGCCGTCAGGGAGATCCAGGGAGCAGCCGATTCTTCCTGTCCCTGGAAGACGATCTGATGCGCATTTTCGCGGGCGATTGGGTGAAAAACATTCTCACCCGACTTGGCATGGAAGAGGGGCAGGCCATCGAAAGCCCAATGGTGACGCGCCGTATCGAAGCCGCCCAGAAAAAAGTGGAGGAACGGAATTTTGAAATCCGCAAGAACCTGCTCGAATACGATCAGGTGATGGACGAGCAGCGGAAACGAGTGTACGGCTATCGACAGAAGATCCTGGAAGGGGCGGATTGCCGGTTGCTCATCCGCGAAATGATTCGGGAGCAGATCGAAAAAAATCTGAACACCTTCCTGGACAAGAATTACGGGGCAGAGACGTTCGCCCAATGGATCAGCAAACAACTTTCAGTGGAATTCCGGGCACGGGAGTTCCGGGGGATGGATTTTCCCACCGCAGAAGCCTATGCCCGAGACCACGCCGAGCGAATGGCCGAAAGCCAGATTTTCGACCTGATCGAGGAAAACCTGCCTGAGGAAGCCGAGGAAAGCGACTGGAACTGGGAAGCCTTGACCAAATCGGTGAACACCCGGTGGCGTCTCAATCTTAAAGAGCGGGATTTGCGGCGGATTCCCCGCGACCAGCTTTCCGAATTCCTCATCGAAAAGGCCCAGGAGTCGATTCGCACCGTTGATTTAAGCGAGGGAGCCAAATTCCTCGATCCTGACTTCGGACTCAAGTCGGCGATTAACTGGGTCCGCAGCAAGTTTGGGATCGAGCTTACCCTCGAGGACCTCCGCGATCGGGAACCGGCGGCCGTCAAGGATTATGTCTATGAAGCGGCCCTCAAAGCCTATCGTCAGAAGGAAATCGAACTGCCGCTAAGGGTGGGGCTGAGCCGATTCGTGACACAAGACGCCCTGGGACGAAGAACGTACGATCGGGAAACGCTGGCGCGATGGGCGAAGGCACGCTTTGGTCTGGAATTGACCGAGGAAGACCTGCGGCAGCGATCGTGGGAAGAAATTTCCGCCCTTTTGTGGGAAGCCAGTGAGCGTGACTATGAAAGGACGGAGACCCTTCGCGCCGAAGGCGAATCCTTGCTTGCGAGTCTGTTCGAAGGGAGTGGCGAGGATGCAAGGGCGAAATGCCCGCGCAACCATCCCCGGCTTGTGGAATTCTGCCGCTGGGTTCATGAACACCTGGGGATGGAACTGACTCCTGACGAAGTCAGCCGCATGGAACGTCGCGATCTGGAATGGAAATTCCGCGACGCCTTCAACGATCGCTATTCTCCCGAAATGCGGCAATTGGAGCGATTCCTCGTGCTTTACACGCTGGATAGCGCCTGGAAGGACCACCTGTTGGTCATGGATCACCTGCGGAGTGCTGTGAGCCTGCGGGGCTACGCTCAGGTGGATCCCAAGGTGGAATACAAGCGCGAGGGAATGCGGCAATTTGAACTGATGTGGGAGTCGGTGGCCCGTCGCGTGACGGACCTCATCTACCGCATGGAACAACTGGATGACCGGTTCGTGCGCTCGCTGTGGCGGGAGACGCGGGCGGTTCACGACAGCACCACATCGAGTTCAGCCATCCAGGAAACGATGAAGGAGCAGCAGGAAACCATTGATTCCACACAACAGACGGGAGGCAAACGCCAGCCCATCCGCAAAACAGGCCCGGATGTGGGTCGAAATGATCCTTGCCCATGTGGTAGTGGCAAGAAATATAAACACTGCTGCATGCGGAACCGCGGCGCTGCCTGAGAATATGCCCACGTGCGGTGATGATCGGGGCACCAGTCGCGGCTTCTCGATCAGACTAAAATGGAATCGAAATTGAGCGGGGTATTTTGATGTGACCACGGTTTGCGGGGAAAGGAGGCCCCGATGATCTCATTCATGGATCTTGCCTACCTTGCCGGGTTAGGCCTGCTGTCGCCGATCTGGGTTTGGCGACTGTTGAGGCATCCCCAGAAGTATCGGCAGGGATGGCGGGCCAAGCTGTGGGGCGACGTGCCTCCGCGAGAAAATGCTCAACCATGCCTGTGGTTCCATGCGGTGAGCGTCGGGGAAGTCAATCTCCTGAGACCACTCCTGGTCGAGGTCCAGCGCCGACTCCCGCATGTGGATATTCGACTCAGCACCACAACCCGCAGCGGCTTCGAAGTCGCAAACAAAAAGTACGCGGAATTGGCCCCCTTTTTTACACCTTTCGATTGGAGCTGGGCTGTTCGCCGCGCCGTGGA
This is a stretch of genomic DNA from Thermogutta terrifontis. It encodes these proteins:
- the secA gene encoding preprotein translocase subunit SecA, with the protein product MELLERLWDFATDTFVVIGQAVDRTLTSLFGSANARYLRKLQPKVQAINDLEPRYQKMTDAELREQTDKFRKRLEAGETLDDLLIEAFAVCREASRRVLGMRHFDVQLMGGMVLHAGAIAEMVTGEGKTLVATLPAYLNALEGKGVHVVTVNDYLARRDMEWMGPLYMFLGLTVGAIQHDMGAVERQKAYSCDITYGTNNEFGFDYLRDNMRLAAKGDPRYPPEYQQVQRRLHYAIIDEVDNILIDEARTPLIISGPAHDDISRYKRADQIARQLIRDVHFVVNEKDHTCHLTEEGIRKAEELAGVESFYTAGNLEWPHLIDNALKAHHLYKRDVHYVVENNQVIIVDEFTGRLMYGRQWSDGLHQAVEAKEGVPIKEETQTLATITIQNFFRLYDKICGMTGTAMTEANEFWKIYKLEVVAIPTNKPLRRINYPDVIYRTAREKYKAIVDEIERMHKWDTVWYSRYEYEVGQILEEGEEEIVFRTKEGERKVIPRSKIHNIEKKGRPILVGTVSVEKSEMLSEMLTRRGIPHQVLNAKHHAREAEIIAQAGRKGAVTIATNMAGRGTDIILGGNPEAKAWSILQHKYRSRLDVPREEWEALVKEIEEKEQMKAEGREVARLGGLHVIGTERHESRRIDNQLRGRAGRQGDPGSSRFFLSLEDDLMRIFAGDWVKNILTRLGMEEGQAIESPMVTRRIEAAQKKVEERNFEIRKNLLEYDQVMDEQRKRVYGYRQKILEGADCRLLIREMIREQIEKNLNTFLDKNYGAETFAQWISKQLSVEFRAREFRGMDFPTAEAYARDHAERMAESQIFDLIEENLPEEAEESDWNWEALTKSVNTRWRLNLKERDLRRIPRDQLSEFLIEKAQESIRTVDLSEGAKFLDPDFGLKSAINWVRSKFGIELTLEDLRDREPAAVKDYVYEAALKAYRQKEIELPLRVGLSRFVTQDALGRRTYDRETLARWAKARFGLELTEEDLRQRSWEEISALLWEASERDYERTETLRAEGESLLASLFEGSGEDARAKCPRNHPRLVEFCRWVHEHLGMELTPDEVSRMERRDLEWKFRDAFNDRYSPEMRQLERFLVLYTLDSAWKDHLLVMDHLRSAVSLRGYAQVDPKVEYKREGMRQFELMWESVARRVTDLIYRMEQLDDRFVRSLWRETRAVHDSTTSSSAIQETMKEQQETIDSTQQTGGKRQPIRKTGPDVGRNDPCPCGSGKKYKHCCMRNRGAA